A stretch of Miscanthus floridulus cultivar M001 chromosome 13, ASM1932011v1, whole genome shotgun sequence DNA encodes these proteins:
- the LOC136499023 gene encoding LRR receptor kinase SERK2-like isoform X3 yields MSPYCKTQRILSESMKLLAFGLVLLSCLQSFATSDYQALYEMRMQLSDDGGVLKDWKDNQMTPCNWTNIDCQDNKVIAITLSSKGLVGILSPSIAKITTLQQLLLDGNAISGRIPEELGNLSSLTTLNLGRNLFNGSIPNSLGRLLKLQNLDLSENTLAGTIPISLSNLSSLNNINLSDNDLSGEIPEKLLQVAQYNYTGNHLNCSRQSTPCEKRTAKTGPKIKSNVWILVVVSSLLGVALCIIFCFGPIVFRSLSKGKQRVKDRSNVIMHRDVELVWGTEGNNPDFTFFNYSQVLDATNDFSVENKLGQGGFGPVYKGRLPDGLEIAVKRLASHSMQGFREFRNEVQLIAKLQHRNLVRLLGYCSHGEEKMLVYEYLKNKSLDFFIFDEKRRTLLNWDKRLVIIEGIAQGLLYLHKHSRLRVIHRDVKASNILLDYEMNPKISDFGMAKMFSSNDNEGNTERVVGTYGYMAPEYASEGLFSGKSDVFSFGVLILEIITGERNSGFYYHGNFLNLLGYAWKLWKKQRWPELVDISLATNGCTLEMMRCINIALLCVQENAIDRPTTSDVVAMLGSEDMVLPEPKHPGYFHARVAKEEASTIAETYSINDATMSSTHGR; encoded by the exons ATGTCCCCCTATTG CAAAACACAGAGGATACTTTCAGAAAGCATGAAGCTATTGGCTTTCGGTTTAGTCTTATTGAGCTGCTTACAATCTTTTGCTACATCTGACTACCAAG CATTGTATGAAATGAGGATGCAGCTCAGTGATGATGGTGGTGTCCTAAAAGACTGGAAGGATAATCAAATGACCCCCTGCAATTGGACTAACATTGATTGTCAAGACAACAAAGTTATCGCAAT AACTTTGAGCTCAAAAGGCTTAGTTGGAATCTTATCTCCAAGCATTGCAAAGATAACAACTTTACAACAGCT GTTATTAGATGGGAATGCCATAAGTGGTAGAATTCCTGAGGAGCTGGGGAACCTATCAAGTTTGACAACTTTAAATCTAGGAAGAAATTTATTTAATGGCTCCATACCTAACTCTCTTGGTCGACTCCTAAAACTTCAAAACCT GGATCTAAGCGAAAATACATTGGCAGGGACAATCCCAATCTCTCTCTCAAATCTTTCATCACTGAATAATAT AAATCTATCAGACAACGATCTTAGTGGTGAAATACCAGAAAAACTGCTCCAGGTTGCTCAATACAA CTATACAGGCAACCACTTGAACTGTAGCCGACAATCAACTCCATGTGAAAAACGCACAGCTAAGACAG GGCCTAAAATTAAAAGTAATGTTTGGATCTTGGTTGTTGTTTCTTCTCTACTTGGAGTTGCTTTGTGCATTATCTTTTGCTTTGGACCAATCGTGTTCAGAAGCCTCAGCAAAG GCAAACAGAGAGTAAAGGATAGATCAAATGTGATTATGCACCGAGATGTAGAGCTAGTATGGGGAACAGAAGGGAACAAtccagatttcacatttttcaatTATTCACAAGTTTTGGATGCTACAAATGACTTCTCGGTAGAAAATAAACTTGGGCAAGGTGGCTTCGGTCCTGTTTACAAG GGCCGGCTTCCTGATGGGTTGGAGATAGCAGTTAAAAGACTTGCTTCGCATTCTATGCAAGGTTTCAGAGAGTTTAGAAATGAAGTCCAGCTCATAGCAAAACTCCAGCACAGAAATTTGGTTAGGTTGTTGGGATATTGCTCCCATGGGGAGGAAAAAATGCTGGTCTATGAATATCTGAAGAATAAAAGCTTAGATTTCTTCATATTCG atgaaaaaagaagaacCTTACTAAATTGGGATAAACGACTCGTGATAATCGAAGGGATTGCCCAAGGACTTTTATATTTGCATAAACATTCTCGGTTACGCGTTATACATAGAGATGTCAAAGCAAGCAATATACTCTTGGACTACGAAATGAATCCTAAGATTTCTGATTTTGGGATGGCAAAAATGTTTAGCTCAAATGATAATGAAGGAAACACAGAAAGGGTTGTTGGCACATA TGGTTACATGGCTCCAGAGTACGCTTCTGAAGGCCTTTTCTCTGGAAAATCTGATGTATTTAGCTTCGGTGTGCTAATTCTTGAGATTATCACTGGAGAAAGAAATTCAGGTTTCTATTACCATGGAAACTTCCTAAACCTACTTGGATAC GCATGGAAGCTATGGAAAAAGCAAAGATGGCCTGAACTTGTGGATATATCATTGGCTACGAATGGTTGTACACTAGagatgatgaggtgcatcaacatTGCGTTGCTATGTGTGCAAGAGAATGCGATTGATAGGCCTACCACGTCAGACGTAGTTGCAATGCTAGGCAGTGAGGACATGGTCCTGCCTGAGCCCAAGCACCCAGGATATTTCCACGCAAGGGTAGCAAAGGAAGAAGCGTCCACAATTGCAGAGACATACAGTATCAATGACGCGACTATGTCTAGCACACATGGTAGATAA
- the LOC136499023 gene encoding LRR receptor kinase SERK2-like isoform X6 — protein sequence MSPYCKTQRILSESMKLLAFGLVLLSCLQSFATSDYQVAALYEMRMQLSDDGGVLKDWKDNQMTPCNWTNIDCQDNKVIAITLSSKGLVGILSPSIAKITTLQQLLLDGNAISGRIPEELGNLSSLTTLNLGRNLFNGSIPNSLGRLLKLQNLDLSENTLAGTIPISLSNLSSLNNINLSDNDLSGEIPEKLLQVAQYNYTGNHLNCSRQSTPCEKRTAKTVALCIIFCFGPIVFRSLSKGKQRVKDRSNVIMHRDVELVWGTEGNNPDFTFFNYSQVLDATNDFSVENKLGQGGFGPVYKGRLPDGLEIAVKRLASHSMQGFREFRNEVQLIAKLQHRNLVRLLGYCSHGEEKMLVYEYLKNKSLDFFIFDEKRRTLLNWDKRLVIIEGIAQGLLYLHKHSRLRVIHRDVKASNILLDYEMNPKISDFGMAKMFSSNDNEGNTERVVGTYGYMAPEYASEGLFSGKSDVFSFGVLILEIITGERNSGFYYHGNFLNLLGYAWKLWKKQRWPELVDISLATNGCTLEMMRCINIALLCVQENAIDRPTTSDVVAMLGSEDMVLPEPKHPGYFHARVAKEEASTIAETYSINDATMSSTHGR from the exons ATGTCCCCCTATTG CAAAACACAGAGGATACTTTCAGAAAGCATGAAGCTATTGGCTTTCGGTTTAGTCTTATTGAGCTGCTTACAATCTTTTGCTACATCTGACTACCAAG TTGCAGCATTGTATGAAATGAGGATGCAGCTCAGTGATGATGGTGGTGTCCTAAAAGACTGGAAGGATAATCAAATGACCCCCTGCAATTGGACTAACATTGATTGTCAAGACAACAAAGTTATCGCAAT AACTTTGAGCTCAAAAGGCTTAGTTGGAATCTTATCTCCAAGCATTGCAAAGATAACAACTTTACAACAGCT GTTATTAGATGGGAATGCCATAAGTGGTAGAATTCCTGAGGAGCTGGGGAACCTATCAAGTTTGACAACTTTAAATCTAGGAAGAAATTTATTTAATGGCTCCATACCTAACTCTCTTGGTCGACTCCTAAAACTTCAAAACCT GGATCTAAGCGAAAATACATTGGCAGGGACAATCCCAATCTCTCTCTCAAATCTTTCATCACTGAATAATAT AAATCTATCAGACAACGATCTTAGTGGTGAAATACCAGAAAAACTGCTCCAGGTTGCTCAATACAA CTATACAGGCAACCACTTGAACTGTAGCCGACAATCAACTCCATGTGAAAAACGCACAGCTAAGACAG TTGCTTTGTGCATTATCTTTTGCTTTGGACCAATCGTGTTCAGAAGCCTCAGCAAAG GCAAACAGAGAGTAAAGGATAGATCAAATGTGATTATGCACCGAGATGTAGAGCTAGTATGGGGAACAGAAGGGAACAAtccagatttcacatttttcaatTATTCACAAGTTTTGGATGCTACAAATGACTTCTCGGTAGAAAATAAACTTGGGCAAGGTGGCTTCGGTCCTGTTTACAAG GGCCGGCTTCCTGATGGGTTGGAGATAGCAGTTAAAAGACTTGCTTCGCATTCTATGCAAGGTTTCAGAGAGTTTAGAAATGAAGTCCAGCTCATAGCAAAACTCCAGCACAGAAATTTGGTTAGGTTGTTGGGATATTGCTCCCATGGGGAGGAAAAAATGCTGGTCTATGAATATCTGAAGAATAAAAGCTTAGATTTCTTCATATTCG atgaaaaaagaagaacCTTACTAAATTGGGATAAACGACTCGTGATAATCGAAGGGATTGCCCAAGGACTTTTATATTTGCATAAACATTCTCGGTTACGCGTTATACATAGAGATGTCAAAGCAAGCAATATACTCTTGGACTACGAAATGAATCCTAAGATTTCTGATTTTGGGATGGCAAAAATGTTTAGCTCAAATGATAATGAAGGAAACACAGAAAGGGTTGTTGGCACATA TGGTTACATGGCTCCAGAGTACGCTTCTGAAGGCCTTTTCTCTGGAAAATCTGATGTATTTAGCTTCGGTGTGCTAATTCTTGAGATTATCACTGGAGAAAGAAATTCAGGTTTCTATTACCATGGAAACTTCCTAAACCTACTTGGATAC GCATGGAAGCTATGGAAAAAGCAAAGATGGCCTGAACTTGTGGATATATCATTGGCTACGAATGGTTGTACACTAGagatgatgaggtgcatcaacatTGCGTTGCTATGTGTGCAAGAGAATGCGATTGATAGGCCTACCACGTCAGACGTAGTTGCAATGCTAGGCAGTGAGGACATGGTCCTGCCTGAGCCCAAGCACCCAGGATATTTCCACGCAAGGGTAGCAAAGGAAGAAGCGTCCACAATTGCAGAGACATACAGTATCAATGACGCGACTATGTCTAGCACACATGGTAGATAA
- the LOC136499023 gene encoding LRR receptor kinase SERK2-like isoform X7, producing MSPYCKTQRILSESMKLLAFGLVLLSCLQSFATSDYQVAALYEMRMQLSDDGGVLKDWKDNQMTPCNWTNIDCQDNKVIAITLSSKGLVGILSPSIAKITTLQQLLLDGNAISGRIPEELGNLSSLTTLNLGRNLFNGSIPNSLGRLLKLQNLDLSENTLAGTIPISLSNLSSLNNINLSDNDLSGEIPEKLLQVAQYNYTGNHLNCSRQSTPCEKRTAKTGKQRVKDRSNVIMHRDVELVWGTEGNNPDFTFFNYSQVLDATNDFSVENKLGQGGFGPVYKGRLPDGLEIAVKRLASHSMQGFREFRNEVQLIAKLQHRNLVRLLGYCSHGEEKMLVYEYLKNKSLDFFIFDEKRRTLLNWDKRLVIIEGIAQGLLYLHKHSRLRVIHRDVKASNILLDYEMNPKISDFGMAKMFSSNDNEGNTERVVGTYGYMAPEYASEGLFSGKSDVFSFGVLILEIITGERNSGFYYHGNFLNLLGYAWKLWKKQRWPELVDISLATNGCTLEMMRCINIALLCVQENAIDRPTTSDVVAMLGSEDMVLPEPKHPGYFHARVAKEEASTIAETYSINDATMSSTHGR from the exons ATGTCCCCCTATTG CAAAACACAGAGGATACTTTCAGAAAGCATGAAGCTATTGGCTTTCGGTTTAGTCTTATTGAGCTGCTTACAATCTTTTGCTACATCTGACTACCAAG TTGCAGCATTGTATGAAATGAGGATGCAGCTCAGTGATGATGGTGGTGTCCTAAAAGACTGGAAGGATAATCAAATGACCCCCTGCAATTGGACTAACATTGATTGTCAAGACAACAAAGTTATCGCAAT AACTTTGAGCTCAAAAGGCTTAGTTGGAATCTTATCTCCAAGCATTGCAAAGATAACAACTTTACAACAGCT GTTATTAGATGGGAATGCCATAAGTGGTAGAATTCCTGAGGAGCTGGGGAACCTATCAAGTTTGACAACTTTAAATCTAGGAAGAAATTTATTTAATGGCTCCATACCTAACTCTCTTGGTCGACTCCTAAAACTTCAAAACCT GGATCTAAGCGAAAATACATTGGCAGGGACAATCCCAATCTCTCTCTCAAATCTTTCATCACTGAATAATAT AAATCTATCAGACAACGATCTTAGTGGTGAAATACCAGAAAAACTGCTCCAGGTTGCTCAATACAA CTATACAGGCAACCACTTGAACTGTAGCCGACAATCAACTCCATGTGAAAAACGCACAGCTAAGACAG GCAAACAGAGAGTAAAGGATAGATCAAATGTGATTATGCACCGAGATGTAGAGCTAGTATGGGGAACAGAAGGGAACAAtccagatttcacatttttcaatTATTCACAAGTTTTGGATGCTACAAATGACTTCTCGGTAGAAAATAAACTTGGGCAAGGTGGCTTCGGTCCTGTTTACAAG GGCCGGCTTCCTGATGGGTTGGAGATAGCAGTTAAAAGACTTGCTTCGCATTCTATGCAAGGTTTCAGAGAGTTTAGAAATGAAGTCCAGCTCATAGCAAAACTCCAGCACAGAAATTTGGTTAGGTTGTTGGGATATTGCTCCCATGGGGAGGAAAAAATGCTGGTCTATGAATATCTGAAGAATAAAAGCTTAGATTTCTTCATATTCG atgaaaaaagaagaacCTTACTAAATTGGGATAAACGACTCGTGATAATCGAAGGGATTGCCCAAGGACTTTTATATTTGCATAAACATTCTCGGTTACGCGTTATACATAGAGATGTCAAAGCAAGCAATATACTCTTGGACTACGAAATGAATCCTAAGATTTCTGATTTTGGGATGGCAAAAATGTTTAGCTCAAATGATAATGAAGGAAACACAGAAAGGGTTGTTGGCACATA TGGTTACATGGCTCCAGAGTACGCTTCTGAAGGCCTTTTCTCTGGAAAATCTGATGTATTTAGCTTCGGTGTGCTAATTCTTGAGATTATCACTGGAGAAAGAAATTCAGGTTTCTATTACCATGGAAACTTCCTAAACCTACTTGGATAC GCATGGAAGCTATGGAAAAAGCAAAGATGGCCTGAACTTGTGGATATATCATTGGCTACGAATGGTTGTACACTAGagatgatgaggtgcatcaacatTGCGTTGCTATGTGTGCAAGAGAATGCGATTGATAGGCCTACCACGTCAGACGTAGTTGCAATGCTAGGCAGTGAGGACATGGTCCTGCCTGAGCCCAAGCACCCAGGATATTTCCACGCAAGGGTAGCAAAGGAAGAAGCGTCCACAATTGCAGAGACATACAGTATCAATGACGCGACTATGTCTAGCACACATGGTAGATAA
- the LOC136499023 gene encoding LRR receptor kinase SERK2-like isoform X1: MSPYCKTQRILSESMKLLAFGLVLLSCLQSFATSDYQVAALYEMRMQLSDDGGVLKDWKDNQMTPCNWTNIDCQDNKVIAITLSSKGLVGILSPSIAKITTLQQLLLDGNAISGRIPEELGNLSSLTTLNLGRNLFNGSIPNSLGRLLKLQNLDLSENTLAGTIPISLSNLSSLNNINLSDNDLSGEIPEKLLQVAQYNYTGNHLNCSRQSTPCEKRTAKTGPKIKSNVWILVVVSSLLGVALCIIFCFGPIVFRSLSKGKQRVKDRSNVIMHRDVELVWGTEGNNPDFTFFNYSQVLDATNDFSVENKLGQGGFGPVYKGRLPDGLEIAVKRLASHSMQGFREFRNEVQLIAKLQHRNLVRLLGYCSHGEEKMLVYEYLKNKSLDFFIFDEKRRTLLNWDKRLVIIEGIAQGLLYLHKHSRLRVIHRDVKASNILLDYEMNPKISDFGMAKMFSSNDNEGNTERVVGTYGYMAPEYASEGLFSGKSDVFSFGVLILEIITGERNSGFYYHGNFLNLLGYAWKLWKKQRWPELVDISLATNGCTLEMMRCINIALLCVQENAIDRPTTSDVVAMLGSEDMVLPEPKHPGYFHARVAKEEASTIAETYSINDATMSSTHGR, from the exons ATGTCCCCCTATTG CAAAACACAGAGGATACTTTCAGAAAGCATGAAGCTATTGGCTTTCGGTTTAGTCTTATTGAGCTGCTTACAATCTTTTGCTACATCTGACTACCAAG TTGCAGCATTGTATGAAATGAGGATGCAGCTCAGTGATGATGGTGGTGTCCTAAAAGACTGGAAGGATAATCAAATGACCCCCTGCAATTGGACTAACATTGATTGTCAAGACAACAAAGTTATCGCAAT AACTTTGAGCTCAAAAGGCTTAGTTGGAATCTTATCTCCAAGCATTGCAAAGATAACAACTTTACAACAGCT GTTATTAGATGGGAATGCCATAAGTGGTAGAATTCCTGAGGAGCTGGGGAACCTATCAAGTTTGACAACTTTAAATCTAGGAAGAAATTTATTTAATGGCTCCATACCTAACTCTCTTGGTCGACTCCTAAAACTTCAAAACCT GGATCTAAGCGAAAATACATTGGCAGGGACAATCCCAATCTCTCTCTCAAATCTTTCATCACTGAATAATAT AAATCTATCAGACAACGATCTTAGTGGTGAAATACCAGAAAAACTGCTCCAGGTTGCTCAATACAA CTATACAGGCAACCACTTGAACTGTAGCCGACAATCAACTCCATGTGAAAAACGCACAGCTAAGACAG GGCCTAAAATTAAAAGTAATGTTTGGATCTTGGTTGTTGTTTCTTCTCTACTTGGAGTTGCTTTGTGCATTATCTTTTGCTTTGGACCAATCGTGTTCAGAAGCCTCAGCAAAG GCAAACAGAGAGTAAAGGATAGATCAAATGTGATTATGCACCGAGATGTAGAGCTAGTATGGGGAACAGAAGGGAACAAtccagatttcacatttttcaatTATTCACAAGTTTTGGATGCTACAAATGACTTCTCGGTAGAAAATAAACTTGGGCAAGGTGGCTTCGGTCCTGTTTACAAG GGCCGGCTTCCTGATGGGTTGGAGATAGCAGTTAAAAGACTTGCTTCGCATTCTATGCAAGGTTTCAGAGAGTTTAGAAATGAAGTCCAGCTCATAGCAAAACTCCAGCACAGAAATTTGGTTAGGTTGTTGGGATATTGCTCCCATGGGGAGGAAAAAATGCTGGTCTATGAATATCTGAAGAATAAAAGCTTAGATTTCTTCATATTCG atgaaaaaagaagaacCTTACTAAATTGGGATAAACGACTCGTGATAATCGAAGGGATTGCCCAAGGACTTTTATATTTGCATAAACATTCTCGGTTACGCGTTATACATAGAGATGTCAAAGCAAGCAATATACTCTTGGACTACGAAATGAATCCTAAGATTTCTGATTTTGGGATGGCAAAAATGTTTAGCTCAAATGATAATGAAGGAAACACAGAAAGGGTTGTTGGCACATA TGGTTACATGGCTCCAGAGTACGCTTCTGAAGGCCTTTTCTCTGGAAAATCTGATGTATTTAGCTTCGGTGTGCTAATTCTTGAGATTATCACTGGAGAAAGAAATTCAGGTTTCTATTACCATGGAAACTTCCTAAACCTACTTGGATAC GCATGGAAGCTATGGAAAAAGCAAAGATGGCCTGAACTTGTGGATATATCATTGGCTACGAATGGTTGTACACTAGagatgatgaggtgcatcaacatTGCGTTGCTATGTGTGCAAGAGAATGCGATTGATAGGCCTACCACGTCAGACGTAGTTGCAATGCTAGGCAGTGAGGACATGGTCCTGCCTGAGCCCAAGCACCCAGGATATTTCCACGCAAGGGTAGCAAAGGAAGAAGCGTCCACAATTGCAGAGACATACAGTATCAATGACGCGACTATGTCTAGCACACATGGTAGATAA
- the LOC136499023 gene encoding G-type lectin S-receptor-like serine/threonine-protein kinase SD1-1 isoform X8 has translation MQVPVAKRTLSSKGLVGILSPSIAKITTLQQLLLDGNAISGRIPEELGNLSSLTTLNLGRNLFNGSIPNSLGRLLKLQNLDLSENTLAGTIPISLSNLSSLNNINLSDNDLSGEIPEKLLQVAQYNYTGNHLNCSRQSTPCEKRTAKTGPKIKSNVWILVVVSSLLGVALCIIFCFGPIVFRSLSKGKQRVKDRSNVIMHRDVELVWGTEGNNPDFTFFNYSQVLDATNDFSVENKLGQGGFGPVYKGRLPDGLEIAVKRLASHSMQGFREFRNEVQLIAKLQHRNLVRLLGYCSHGEEKMLVYEYLKNKSLDFFIFDEKRRTLLNWDKRLVIIEGIAQGLLYLHKHSRLRVIHRDVKASNILLDYEMNPKISDFGMAKMFSSNDNEGNTERVVGTYGYMAPEYASEGLFSGKSDVFSFGVLILEIITGERNSGFYYHGNFLNLLGYAWKLWKKQRWPELVDISLATNGCTLEMMRCINIALLCVQENAIDRPTTSDVVAMLGSEDMVLPEPKHPGYFHARVAKEEASTIAETYSINDATMSSTHGR, from the exons ATGCAAGTACCAGTAGcaaagag AACTTTGAGCTCAAAAGGCTTAGTTGGAATCTTATCTCCAAGCATTGCAAAGATAACAACTTTACAACAGCT GTTATTAGATGGGAATGCCATAAGTGGTAGAATTCCTGAGGAGCTGGGGAACCTATCAAGTTTGACAACTTTAAATCTAGGAAGAAATTTATTTAATGGCTCCATACCTAACTCTCTTGGTCGACTCCTAAAACTTCAAAACCT GGATCTAAGCGAAAATACATTGGCAGGGACAATCCCAATCTCTCTCTCAAATCTTTCATCACTGAATAATAT AAATCTATCAGACAACGATCTTAGTGGTGAAATACCAGAAAAACTGCTCCAGGTTGCTCAATACAA CTATACAGGCAACCACTTGAACTGTAGCCGACAATCAACTCCATGTGAAAAACGCACAGCTAAGACAG GGCCTAAAATTAAAAGTAATGTTTGGATCTTGGTTGTTGTTTCTTCTCTACTTGGAGTTGCTTTGTGCATTATCTTTTGCTTTGGACCAATCGTGTTCAGAAGCCTCAGCAAAG GCAAACAGAGAGTAAAGGATAGATCAAATGTGATTATGCACCGAGATGTAGAGCTAGTATGGGGAACAGAAGGGAACAAtccagatttcacatttttcaatTATTCACAAGTTTTGGATGCTACAAATGACTTCTCGGTAGAAAATAAACTTGGGCAAGGTGGCTTCGGTCCTGTTTACAAG GGCCGGCTTCCTGATGGGTTGGAGATAGCAGTTAAAAGACTTGCTTCGCATTCTATGCAAGGTTTCAGAGAGTTTAGAAATGAAGTCCAGCTCATAGCAAAACTCCAGCACAGAAATTTGGTTAGGTTGTTGGGATATTGCTCCCATGGGGAGGAAAAAATGCTGGTCTATGAATATCTGAAGAATAAAAGCTTAGATTTCTTCATATTCG atgaaaaaagaagaacCTTACTAAATTGGGATAAACGACTCGTGATAATCGAAGGGATTGCCCAAGGACTTTTATATTTGCATAAACATTCTCGGTTACGCGTTATACATAGAGATGTCAAAGCAAGCAATATACTCTTGGACTACGAAATGAATCCTAAGATTTCTGATTTTGGGATGGCAAAAATGTTTAGCTCAAATGATAATGAAGGAAACACAGAAAGGGTTGTTGGCACATA TGGTTACATGGCTCCAGAGTACGCTTCTGAAGGCCTTTTCTCTGGAAAATCTGATGTATTTAGCTTCGGTGTGCTAATTCTTGAGATTATCACTGGAGAAAGAAATTCAGGTTTCTATTACCATGGAAACTTCCTAAACCTACTTGGATAC GCATGGAAGCTATGGAAAAAGCAAAGATGGCCTGAACTTGTGGATATATCATTGGCTACGAATGGTTGTACACTAGagatgatgaggtgcatcaacatTGCGTTGCTATGTGTGCAAGAGAATGCGATTGATAGGCCTACCACGTCAGACGTAGTTGCAATGCTAGGCAGTGAGGACATGGTCCTGCCTGAGCCCAAGCACCCAGGATATTTCCACGCAAGGGTAGCAAAGGAAGAAGCGTCCACAATTGCAGAGACATACAGTATCAATGACGCGACTATGTCTAGCACACATGGTAGATAA
- the LOC136499023 gene encoding LRR receptor kinase SERK2-like isoform X2 → MHVPLLRILSESMKLLAFGLVLLSCLQSFATSDYQVAALYEMRMQLSDDGGVLKDWKDNQMTPCNWTNIDCQDNKVIAITLSSKGLVGILSPSIAKITTLQQLLLDGNAISGRIPEELGNLSSLTTLNLGRNLFNGSIPNSLGRLLKLQNLDLSENTLAGTIPISLSNLSSLNNINLSDNDLSGEIPEKLLQVAQYNYTGNHLNCSRQSTPCEKRTAKTGPKIKSNVWILVVVSSLLGVALCIIFCFGPIVFRSLSKGKQRVKDRSNVIMHRDVELVWGTEGNNPDFTFFNYSQVLDATNDFSVENKLGQGGFGPVYKGRLPDGLEIAVKRLASHSMQGFREFRNEVQLIAKLQHRNLVRLLGYCSHGEEKMLVYEYLKNKSLDFFIFDEKRRTLLNWDKRLVIIEGIAQGLLYLHKHSRLRVIHRDVKASNILLDYEMNPKISDFGMAKMFSSNDNEGNTERVVGTYGYMAPEYASEGLFSGKSDVFSFGVLILEIITGERNSGFYYHGNFLNLLGYAWKLWKKQRWPELVDISLATNGCTLEMMRCINIALLCVQENAIDRPTTSDVVAMLGSEDMVLPEPKHPGYFHARVAKEEASTIAETYSINDATMSSTHGR, encoded by the exons ATGCATGTCCCCCTATTG AGGATACTTTCAGAAAGCATGAAGCTATTGGCTTTCGGTTTAGTCTTATTGAGCTGCTTACAATCTTTTGCTACATCTGACTACCAAG TTGCAGCATTGTATGAAATGAGGATGCAGCTCAGTGATGATGGTGGTGTCCTAAAAGACTGGAAGGATAATCAAATGACCCCCTGCAATTGGACTAACATTGATTGTCAAGACAACAAAGTTATCGCAAT AACTTTGAGCTCAAAAGGCTTAGTTGGAATCTTATCTCCAAGCATTGCAAAGATAACAACTTTACAACAGCT GTTATTAGATGGGAATGCCATAAGTGGTAGAATTCCTGAGGAGCTGGGGAACCTATCAAGTTTGACAACTTTAAATCTAGGAAGAAATTTATTTAATGGCTCCATACCTAACTCTCTTGGTCGACTCCTAAAACTTCAAAACCT GGATCTAAGCGAAAATACATTGGCAGGGACAATCCCAATCTCTCTCTCAAATCTTTCATCACTGAATAATAT AAATCTATCAGACAACGATCTTAGTGGTGAAATACCAGAAAAACTGCTCCAGGTTGCTCAATACAA CTATACAGGCAACCACTTGAACTGTAGCCGACAATCAACTCCATGTGAAAAACGCACAGCTAAGACAG GGCCTAAAATTAAAAGTAATGTTTGGATCTTGGTTGTTGTTTCTTCTCTACTTGGAGTTGCTTTGTGCATTATCTTTTGCTTTGGACCAATCGTGTTCAGAAGCCTCAGCAAAG GCAAACAGAGAGTAAAGGATAGATCAAATGTGATTATGCACCGAGATGTAGAGCTAGTATGGGGAACAGAAGGGAACAAtccagatttcacatttttcaatTATTCACAAGTTTTGGATGCTACAAATGACTTCTCGGTAGAAAATAAACTTGGGCAAGGTGGCTTCGGTCCTGTTTACAAG GGCCGGCTTCCTGATGGGTTGGAGATAGCAGTTAAAAGACTTGCTTCGCATTCTATGCAAGGTTTCAGAGAGTTTAGAAATGAAGTCCAGCTCATAGCAAAACTCCAGCACAGAAATTTGGTTAGGTTGTTGGGATATTGCTCCCATGGGGAGGAAAAAATGCTGGTCTATGAATATCTGAAGAATAAAAGCTTAGATTTCTTCATATTCG atgaaaaaagaagaacCTTACTAAATTGGGATAAACGACTCGTGATAATCGAAGGGATTGCCCAAGGACTTTTATATTTGCATAAACATTCTCGGTTACGCGTTATACATAGAGATGTCAAAGCAAGCAATATACTCTTGGACTACGAAATGAATCCTAAGATTTCTGATTTTGGGATGGCAAAAATGTTTAGCTCAAATGATAATGAAGGAAACACAGAAAGGGTTGTTGGCACATA TGGTTACATGGCTCCAGAGTACGCTTCTGAAGGCCTTTTCTCTGGAAAATCTGATGTATTTAGCTTCGGTGTGCTAATTCTTGAGATTATCACTGGAGAAAGAAATTCAGGTTTCTATTACCATGGAAACTTCCTAAACCTACTTGGATAC GCATGGAAGCTATGGAAAAAGCAAAGATGGCCTGAACTTGTGGATATATCATTGGCTACGAATGGTTGTACACTAGagatgatgaggtgcatcaacatTGCGTTGCTATGTGTGCAAGAGAATGCGATTGATAGGCCTACCACGTCAGACGTAGTTGCAATGCTAGGCAGTGAGGACATGGTCCTGCCTGAGCCCAAGCACCCAGGATATTTCCACGCAAGGGTAGCAAAGGAAGAAGCGTCCACAATTGCAGAGACATACAGTATCAATGACGCGACTATGTCTAGCACACATGGTAGATAA